In one window of Azotobacter salinestris DNA:
- a CDS encoding DegT/DnrJ/EryC1/StrS family aminotransferase: MLDSPFAPWPCFTEEEADAVRAVLLSNRVNYWTGQECRAFEEEFAAWSGCAHAIALANGTVALDVALGALGIGPGDEVVVTPRTFFASVSCIVNAGAVPVFAEIDRDSQNVTAETIRAVLTPRTRALLCVHLAGWPCDMDPIMALAEAHGLKVIEDCAQAHGARYRGRSVGSIGHVGAWSFCQDKIISTGGEGGMVTTSDRSLWSRMWSLKDHGKSWEAVHARRHPPGFRWLHESFGGNGRMTEMQAALGRIQLRRLPDWHARRQANAERIWRCARRLPGLRVPELPADIEHATYKCYLFVEPSRLKSDWSRERILDEIVARGVPCFSGSCAEVYLERAFEDSPWRPAERLPVARELGETSLMFLVHPTLSVLEIERTCTVLGAVMDEAAH, encoded by the coding sequence ATGCTGGACAGCCCCTTCGCCCCCTGGCCCTGCTTCACCGAGGAAGAAGCCGACGCCGTGCGCGCGGTGCTGCTCTCCAACCGGGTCAACTACTGGACCGGCCAGGAGTGCCGCGCCTTCGAGGAGGAATTCGCCGCCTGGAGCGGCTGCGCCCACGCCATCGCCCTGGCCAACGGCACCGTGGCCCTGGACGTGGCGCTCGGGGCCCTGGGCATCGGCCCGGGCGACGAGGTGGTGGTGACGCCACGCACCTTCTTCGCCTCGGTGTCCTGCATCGTCAACGCCGGTGCCGTGCCGGTGTTCGCCGAGATCGACCGCGACTCGCAGAACGTCACCGCCGAGACCATCCGCGCGGTGCTGACGCCGCGCACCCGGGCGCTGCTCTGCGTGCACCTGGCCGGCTGGCCCTGCGACATGGATCCGATCATGGCGCTGGCCGAGGCCCACGGCCTCAAGGTGATCGAGGACTGCGCCCAGGCCCACGGCGCGCGCTACCGGGGCCGCTCGGTCGGCAGCATCGGGCATGTCGGCGCCTGGTCGTTCTGCCAGGACAAGATCATCAGCACCGGCGGCGAGGGCGGCATGGTCACCACCAGCGACCGGTCGCTGTGGTCGCGGATGTGGTCGCTCAAGGACCACGGCAAGAGCTGGGAGGCGGTGCATGCGCGCCGCCATCCGCCGGGCTTCCGCTGGCTGCACGAGAGCTTCGGCGGCAACGGGCGGATGACCGAAATGCAGGCGGCGCTCGGGCGCATCCAGCTGCGCCGGCTGCCCGACTGGCACGCGCGGCGGCAGGCCAACGCCGAACGCATCTGGCGCTGCGCGCGGCGCCTGCCGGGGTTGCGCGTGCCGGAACTGCCGGCGGACATCGAGCACGCCACCTACAAGTGCTACCTGTTCGTCGAGCCTTCCCGGCTGAAGAGCGACTGGAGCCGCGAGCGCATCCTCGACGAGATCGTCGCGCGCGGCGTGCCCTGCTTTTCCGGCAGCTGCGCCGAGGTGTACCTGGAGCGGGCCTTCGAGGACAGCCCCTGGCGCCCGGCCGAGCGCCTGCCTGTGGCCCGCGAACTGGGCGAGACCAGCCTGATGTTCCTCGTCCATCCCACCCTGAGTGTTCTGGAGATCGAACGCACCTGCACCGTGCTGGGCGCCGTGATGGACGAGGCGGCGCACTGA
- a CDS encoding sugar phosphate isomerase/epimerase family protein — protein sequence MRLAISNIAWERDEDPAIAGLLQARGIDAIDVAPGKYFPEPGQASEREIEHVRHWWSARGIEITGMQALLFGTRGLNLFGAAQVREAMLKHLAAVCRIGAILGARRLVFGSPKNRDRSGLDEQAALELAVPFFRRLGNIAQAEGVILCLEPNPPRYGANFLTGSLETAHFVRLVEHPAIRMQLDTGTLTLNGEDPRAVLEDCSALIGHVHLSEPDLLPLGDGGADHASLAGALARLLPGHVTTVEMLATETEPHAAAIGRALDAAIRHYRDQGSAARP from the coding sequence ATGAGACTGGCCATTTCCAACATCGCCTGGGAGCGCGACGAAGACCCGGCGATCGCCGGGCTGCTGCAGGCGCGCGGCATCGATGCGATCGACGTCGCCCCCGGCAAGTACTTCCCGGAGCCCGGCCAGGCGAGCGAACGGGAGATCGAGCATGTCAGGCACTGGTGGTCCGCGCGCGGCATCGAGATCACCGGCATGCAGGCGCTGCTGTTCGGCACCCGGGGCCTGAACCTGTTCGGCGCGGCGCAGGTGCGCGAGGCGATGCTGAAGCATCTGGCCGCCGTCTGCCGCATCGGTGCAATTCTGGGCGCCCGGCGCCTGGTCTTCGGCTCGCCGAAGAACCGCGACCGCAGCGGCCTGGACGAGCAGGCGGCGCTGGAGCTGGCGGTACCGTTCTTCCGGCGGCTGGGCAACATCGCCCAAGCCGAGGGCGTGATCCTCTGCCTCGAACCCAACCCGCCCCGCTACGGCGCGAATTTCCTGACCGGCAGCCTCGAAACCGCGCACTTCGTGAGGCTGGTCGAGCATCCGGCGATAAGAATGCAGCTGGACACGGGAACGCTGACCCTCAACGGCGAAGACCCGCGGGCCGTGCTGGAGGACTGCTCGGCGTTGATCGGGCATGTCCACCTCAGCGAGCCCGACCTGCTGCCGCTGGGCGACGGGGGCGCCGATCACGCCAGCCTGGCGGGTGCTCTGGCGCGGCTCCTGCCCGGGCATGTGACGACCGTCGAGATGCTGGCAACCGAAACCGAGCCGCACGCCGCCGCGATCGGACGCGCTCTCGACGCGGCCATCCGCCATTACCGCGACCAGGGGAGTGCAGCCAGACCATGA
- a CDS encoding NAD(P)/FAD-dependent oxidoreductase — MSIPSADQDAIVIGGGFYGCVIAVYLARQRGLGRVTLIEREPALLRRASHNNQARVHNGYHYPRSFTTAYRSRVNLPRFVRQWPEAVRQDFIKLYAIARHNSKVTARQFERFCREIGARLQPAPPPLRALFEPHLIEEVFLVEECVFDATRLAAWAERELQACGVRIRYETQASAIFRGPNGMLQVTAETGQGTRERLSCRYLFNCSYSGLNQLRGDFPGTRTGLKQEITEIALLRMPTALQGLGVTVMDGPFFSLMPFPARSLHSLSHVRYTPHLHWDDAPGLDPYRKLDRHEHESRADRMLRDAARYMPAVLGAVHVDSLFEVKTVLIRNEDDDGRPILFEQHRELPGCYSVLGGKIDNIYDVLDRLDEQEIA; from the coding sequence ATGTCCATTCCATCTGCAGATCAGGATGCGATCGTGATCGGTGGCGGTTTCTATGGCTGCGTCATCGCCGTCTACCTGGCGAGGCAGCGCGGGCTCGGGCGCGTCACCCTGATCGAGCGCGAGCCGGCGCTGCTCAGGCGCGCCTCCCATAACAACCAGGCGCGGGTACACAACGGCTACCACTACCCGCGCAGCTTCACCACGGCCTATCGCAGCCGGGTCAACCTGCCCCGCTTCGTGCGCCAGTGGCCGGAGGCGGTGCGGCAGGACTTCATCAAGCTGTATGCGATCGCCCGCCACAACTCCAAGGTCACCGCCCGCCAGTTCGAGCGCTTCTGCCGGGAGATCGGCGCCAGGCTCCAGCCGGCGCCCCCGCCGCTGCGCGCGCTGTTCGAGCCGCACCTGATCGAGGAGGTGTTCCTGGTCGAGGAATGCGTCTTCGACGCCACCCGGCTGGCCGCCTGGGCCGAGCGCGAACTGCAGGCCTGCGGCGTGCGGATCCGCTACGAGACGCAGGCCAGCGCGATCTTCCGCGGACCGAACGGCATGCTGCAGGTAACGGCGGAGACGGGCCAGGGAACGCGGGAACGCCTCTCCTGCCGCTACCTGTTCAACTGCAGCTACAGCGGGCTCAACCAGCTCCGCGGGGACTTTCCCGGGACGCGGACCGGCCTCAAGCAGGAAATCACGGAAATCGCCCTGCTGCGGATGCCCACCGCCCTGCAGGGACTGGGCGTCACGGTCATGGACGGGCCCTTCTTCTCGCTGATGCCCTTTCCCGCGCGCAGCCTGCACAGCCTCAGCCATGTCCGCTACACCCCGCATCTGCACTGGGACGATGCGCCCGGACTCGACCCCTACCGGAAACTGGACCGCCATGAACATGAAAGCCGGGCCGACCGCATGCTCAGGGACGCGGCCCGCTACATGCCCGCCGTGCTCGGGGCGGTCCACGTCGATTCCCTGTTCGAGGTCAAGACCGTGCTGATCAGGAACGAGGACGACGACGGAAGGCCCATCCTCTTCGAGCAGCACCGCGAACTGCCCGGCTGTTACTCGGTGCTGGGCGGCAAGATCGACAACATCTACGACGTGCTCGACAGGCTCGACGAGCAGGAGATCGCGTGA
- a CDS encoding glycosyltransferase — protein sequence MDKIRILHCLETVGSGGVEQRRLTLARQLDGSRYQQALVCTQAMGALPARFAEAGCPLHAVGVFRGVLDREPYRRALRVIREFRPHIIHGAVFEGVSLAAILGRLARVPVIIGEETSDPVNRRWRGHLLLRLLGSLSHQMVAVSPAVEQYLLGRLHLPRSKVTLINNGVAETAPPDEERIHALREQFGLAPEHFVIGTVGRLHDHHKRVSDLLRALATLLPACPETRLLIVGRGPDEGRLRELADRLGVADQVRFAGYQADPQPCYALMDVFALASAMEAFGLVLVEAMYAGLPVVATRVGGIPNIVDEGRSGLLVSPGQPQALAEAILDLQRDPARRQAMGRAGQRLATANFGAERYVREVDHLYQRLAAERLAS from the coding sequence ATGGACAAGATCCGGATTCTGCACTGCCTTGAAACGGTCGGCTCCGGCGGCGTCGAACAGCGCCGCCTGACCCTGGCCCGTCAGCTCGACGGCTCGCGCTACCAGCAGGCGCTGGTCTGCACCCAGGCCATGGGCGCCCTGCCGGCGCGCTTCGCCGAGGCCGGCTGCCCGCTACACGCCGTCGGGGTGTTCCGCGGCGTGCTGGACCGCGAACCGTACCGACGGGCCCTGCGCGTGATCCGCGAGTTCCGCCCGCACATCATCCACGGCGCGGTGTTCGAGGGCGTGTCCCTGGCCGCCATCCTCGGCCGCCTCGCCCGGGTGCCGGTGATCATCGGCGAGGAAACCTCCGACCCGGTCAACCGCCGCTGGCGCGGCCACCTGCTGCTGCGGCTGCTGGGCAGCCTGAGCCACCAGATGGTGGCGGTGTCGCCCGCCGTCGAGCAGTACCTGCTCGGGCGCCTGCACCTGCCGCGCAGCAAGGTCACCCTGATCAACAACGGCGTGGCCGAGACGGCGCCGCCCGACGAGGAGCGGATCCACGCCTTGCGCGAGCAGTTCGGGCTGGCCCCGGAGCACTTCGTGATCGGCACCGTCGGCCGGCTGCACGACCACCACAAGCGCGTCAGCGACCTGCTCCGCGCGCTGGCCACGCTGCTCCCGGCCTGTCCCGAGACGCGCCTGCTGATCGTCGGCCGCGGGCCGGACGAAGGCCGGCTGCGCGAACTGGCCGACCGGCTCGGCGTCGCCGATCAAGTGCGCTTCGCCGGCTACCAGGCCGACCCGCAGCCTTGCTACGCGCTCATGGACGTCTTCGCCCTGGCCTCGGCCATGGAGGCCTTCGGCCTGGTGCTGGTCGAGGCGATGTACGCCGGACTGCCGGTGGTGGCGACCCGGGTGGGCGGCATCCCCAACATCGTCGACGAAGGCAGGAGCGGCCTCTTGGTGTCGCCCGGCCAGCCGCAGGCGCTCGCCGAGGCCATCCTGGACCTGCAGCGCGACCCCGCCCGGCGCCAGGCCATGGGCCGGGCCGGGCAGCGCCTGGCCACCGCCAACTTCGGCGCGGAACGCTACGTCCGCGAAGTCGACCACCTCTACCAGCGCCTCGCCGCCGAGCGCCTCGCGTCATGA
- a CDS encoding glycosyltransferase family 4 protein → MNILYVTWDGPQVTYLESLFLPIFQRLSAVGLHFHILQFTWGEETLIERRRQACRQAGLAYRAQRIRRRPRALGGLLTALEGARLIRRAIDEQQIDVLMPRSTLPALASLLALRGRTLPMVFDADGLPLDERVEFAGQSPSSLAQRLLRDVEAQAVRRADRVLTRSQQAVEILLARAGPGTSPGKFQVVGNGRDIERFSPGDADSRRRMRERLGLAADTPLLVYAGSLGPQYCAEEMFRLFGRILQRRTDARLLVLTGSPELLQPTLERFAALAPAVSCLSVPGEAVPGYLACADLGLALRRSSFSMRGVAPIKLGEYLLCGLPVLASAGIGDTDAIAARAGRLLAALADAELDRAARWFCDEVLAQREAWRERCRNLGIRHFSLEACADAYAAALTPLRTSV, encoded by the coding sequence ATGAACATTCTCTACGTCACCTGGGACGGCCCGCAGGTCACCTACCTGGAGAGCCTGTTCCTGCCGATCTTCCAGCGGCTCTCCGCGGTGGGACTGCACTTCCACATCCTGCAGTTCACCTGGGGCGAGGAGACGCTCATCGAGCGCCGCCGCCAGGCCTGCCGGCAGGCCGGACTGGCCTACCGGGCGCAGCGGATCCGGCGCCGGCCCCGCGCCCTGGGCGGCCTGCTGACCGCGCTCGAGGGCGCCCGGCTGATCCGCCGGGCGATCGACGAGCAACAGATCGATGTGCTGATGCCGCGCAGCACGCTGCCGGCCCTGGCCAGCCTGCTGGCGCTGCGCGGCCGTACGCTGCCGATGGTCTTCGACGCCGACGGCCTGCCCCTGGACGAACGGGTGGAGTTCGCCGGCCAGTCGCCGTCCAGCCTGGCCCAGCGCCTGCTGCGCGATGTCGAGGCGCAGGCCGTGCGCCGCGCCGACCGCGTGCTGACCCGCTCGCAGCAGGCGGTGGAGATCCTCCTGGCGCGGGCCGGCCCGGGCACCTCGCCCGGCAAGTTCCAGGTGGTCGGCAACGGCCGCGACATCGAGCGCTTCAGCCCGGGAGACGCCGACTCGCGGCGGCGGATGCGCGAGCGGCTGGGATTGGCCGCCGACACGCCACTGCTGGTCTATGCCGGCTCGCTCGGCCCGCAGTACTGCGCGGAGGAAATGTTCCGCCTGTTCGGGCGAATCCTTCAGCGGCGCACCGATGCCCGCCTGCTGGTCCTGACCGGCTCGCCGGAGCTGCTGCAGCCCACCTTGGAGCGCTTCGCCGCGCTGGCGCCGGCGGTGTCCTGCCTGTCCGTGCCGGGCGAGGCGGTGCCCGGCTACCTGGCCTGCGCCGACCTGGGCCTGGCGCTGCGCCGGAGCAGCTTTTCCATGCGCGGCGTGGCGCCGATCAAGCTCGGCGAGTACCTGCTCTGCGGCCTGCCGGTGCTGGCCAGCGCCGGCATCGGCGACACCGACGCCATCGCCGCCAGAGCCGGGCGGCTGCTCGCCGCTCTGGCGGACGCCGAACTGGACCGGGCGGCCCGCTGGTTCTGCGACGAGGTGCTGGCGCAGCGCGAGGCCTGGCGCGAACGCTGCCGGAACCTCGGCATCCGCCACTTTTCCCTGGAGGCCTGTGCCGACGCCTATGCGGCGGCCCTGACGCCCCTGCGCACATCCGTGTAG
- a CDS encoding glycosyltransferase, with product MMFPVFLTVVFVMRNQAPCLERLLTEAAAEIAAIANDYELIIIDNASHDGSVAVLQRLTGENGLANLQIYALNKEVDMDTAAWVGLENALGDYIAVIDPLCDDIGFLPAMLEQAMKGAEAVFACNRQKPPQALAYRLACALFNALYRLFSGIHLDREAPQYRILGRRVVNFILQHPQPAITYRHLPASGGFARANLDYSARPRGRTGKHLFDSIDRGMRLLVSTTHAPMRLVTSLSLFGAVGNLLYSGYVIAVGLFKSDIAPGWISVSLQQSGMFFLISLVLLVLGEYILTMASLSSEGPRFYVSQEFTSARMTRREKLNVEEALS from the coding sequence ATGATGTTCCCTGTTTTCCTGACGGTGGTGTTCGTCATGCGCAACCAGGCGCCCTGCCTGGAGCGCCTGCTGACCGAAGCGGCCGCCGAGATCGCCGCGATCGCCAACGATTACGAGCTCATCATCATCGACAACGCCTCTCACGACGGCAGCGTCGCGGTCCTGCAGCGGCTCACCGGCGAAAACGGACTGGCCAACCTGCAGATCTACGCCCTGAACAAGGAAGTGGACATGGATACCGCCGCCTGGGTCGGCCTGGAGAACGCCCTGGGCGACTACATCGCAGTCATCGATCCCTTGTGCGACGACATCGGCTTTCTGCCGGCCATGCTCGAACAGGCGATGAAGGGCGCCGAGGCGGTCTTCGCCTGCAATCGGCAGAAGCCCCCGCAGGCTCTGGCCTACCGGCTGGCCTGCGCCCTCTTCAATGCCCTCTACCGCCTGTTCAGCGGCATCCATCTGGACAGGGAGGCACCGCAGTACCGCATTCTCGGCAGGCGCGTGGTCAACTTCATCCTGCAGCATCCCCAGCCGGCCATCACCTACCGCCATCTGCCCGCCAGCGGGGGATTCGCCCGCGCCAACCTCGACTACAGCGCGCGTCCCAGGGGGCGGACCGGCAAGCATCTGTTCGACAGCATCGACCGCGGCATGCGCCTGCTGGTGTCGACGACACACGCGCCCATGCGCCTGGTGACCTCGCTGTCCCTGTTCGGCGCGGTGGGCAATCTCCTGTACTCCGGCTACGTGATCGCAGTGGGGCTGTTCAAGAGCGACATCGCCCCCGGCTGGATCAGCGTCTCGCTGCAACAGTCCGGCATGTTCTTCCTGATCTCCCTGGTTCTGCTGGTGCTGGGCGAGTACATCCTGACCATGGCCAGCCTGTCGAGCGAAGGCCCGCGCTTCTACGTCAGCCAGGAATTCACCAGCGCGCGCATGACACGGCGCGAGAAGCTGAACGTCGAGGAAGCCCTGTCCTAG
- a CDS encoding NAD(P)-dependent oxidoreductase: MTNALIGFSGFVGTTLLAQTRFDALYRSTNIREIEGRTFDSVVCAGAPAQKWLANRDPEADRRNIEALIAHLETVRCRRFVLISTVDVFATPSGMDEDSPVDEWGLHPYGLHRRRLEEFVERHFPGHLIVRLPGLVGPRLRKNVVFDLLNGNNLEAIDSRSVFQFYPMVNLWYDIQIALAAGLRLLHLTAEPLGVAEVARLGFGRPFDNRLAARPASYDLQTRHARIFGSTGRYQYSARESLLAIRAYAQSEPLARASATEAKA, encoded by the coding sequence ATGACTAACGCACTGATCGGCTTTAGCGGATTCGTCGGCACCACCCTGCTGGCCCAGACCCGCTTCGACGCCCTCTATCGCTCGACGAACATCCGCGAGATCGAGGGCCGGACCTTCGACAGCGTCGTTTGCGCCGGCGCCCCCGCGCAGAAATGGCTCGCCAACCGCGACCCGGAAGCGGACCGGCGGAACATCGAGGCATTGATCGCCCATCTGGAAACGGTGCGCTGCCGCAGGTTCGTGCTGATCAGCACCGTGGACGTCTTCGCAACCCCTTCGGGGATGGACGAGGACAGCCCCGTCGACGAGTGGGGCCTGCATCCCTACGGCCTGCACCGCCGCAGGCTCGAAGAGTTCGTCGAGCGGCACTTCCCCGGACACCTGATCGTTCGCCTGCCGGGACTCGTGGGGCCGCGCCTGCGCAAGAACGTCGTCTTCGACCTGCTGAACGGCAACAACCTCGAGGCGATCGACAGTCGCAGCGTTTTCCAGTTCTACCCGATGGTCAACCTCTGGTACGACATCCAGATCGCGCTCGCGGCCGGTCTGCGGCTGCTGCATCTGACCGCGGAGCCGCTCGGCGTGGCGGAGGTCGCGCGCCTGGGCTTCGGCAGGCCTTTCGACAATCGCCTGGCCGCCAGACCGGCGAGCTACGACCTGCAGACCCGCCATGCGCGGATCTTCGGCAGTACCGGCCGCTACCAGTACAGCGCGCGGGAAAGCCTGCTGGCGATCAGGGCCTATGCGCAGTCCGAGCCGCTCGCCCGCGCGTCCGCCACCGAGGCGAAGGCATGA
- a CDS encoding glycosyltransferase family 4 protein: MIFLLVAGFADSLLAFRGPLLEALLARGLEVHVAAPQLAPGCPLRRRLEARGLHVHDLPLRRTGMNPLQDCATLLHLWRLKRRIRPTHVLGYTAKPVIYGSLAAAWAGVPQRFALITGLGYAFLGEAGDGGARGLLHALLPRLYALALRRTHKVFFQNPDDQALFRGQGILGPAIPSCVINGSGVDLLEYPVAPVPARPHFLLIARLLGDKGVREYAAAARQVKNRCPAALFTLVGWIDDNPDAIGQAELDGWIADGTLRYLGRLDDVRPAIAACSVYVLPSYREGTPRTVLEAMAMGRAVITTDAPGCRETVVDGDNGFRVPVKAVDELARAMQRFIEEPALAVRMGGRSRQLAEEKYDVQRINARLLQEMGL; encoded by the coding sequence ATGATCTTCCTGCTCGTCGCCGGCTTCGCCGACTCGCTCCTGGCCTTCCGCGGCCCGCTGCTCGAGGCTCTGCTCGCCCGCGGTCTGGAGGTGCACGTGGCGGCGCCGCAACTGGCGCCCGGCTGTCCCCTGCGCCGGCGCCTGGAAGCGCGCGGCCTGCACGTGCACGACCTGCCGCTGCGGCGCACCGGCATGAACCCGCTGCAGGACTGCGCCACCCTGCTGCACCTGTGGCGGCTGAAGCGGCGCATCCGTCCGACCCACGTCCTCGGCTACACCGCCAAGCCGGTGATCTACGGTTCGCTGGCCGCCGCCTGGGCCGGGGTGCCGCAGCGTTTCGCACTGATCACCGGGCTGGGCTACGCCTTTCTCGGCGAGGCCGGGGACGGCGGCGCCCGCGGCCTGCTGCACGCCCTGCTGCCGCGCCTGTACGCCCTGGCGTTGCGGCGGACCCACAAGGTGTTCTTCCAGAACCCCGACGACCAGGCCCTGTTCCGCGGCCAGGGCATCCTCGGCCCGGCGATTCCCTCCTGCGTGATCAACGGCTCCGGCGTCGACCTGCTCGAATATCCCGTCGCGCCCGTGCCGGCGCGCCCGCATTTCCTGCTGATCGCCCGGCTGCTGGGCGACAAGGGCGTGCGCGAGTACGCCGCGGCGGCGCGCCAGGTGAAGAACCGCTGCCCAGCGGCGCTCTTCACCCTGGTCGGCTGGATCGACGACAACCCCGACGCCATCGGCCAGGCGGAGCTGGACGGCTGGATCGCCGACGGCACGCTGCGCTACCTCGGCCGCCTGGACGACGTGCGCCCGGCGATCGCCGCCTGCAGCGTGTACGTCCTGCCCTCCTACCGCGAGGGCACGCCGCGCACGGTGCTGGAGGCCATGGCCATGGGCCGCGCGGTGATCACCACCGACGCCCCCGGCTGCCGCGAGACGGTGGTGGACGGCGACAACGGCTTTCGCGTGCCGGTGAAGGCGGTGGACGAGCTGGCCCGCGCCATGCAGCGCTTCATCGAGGAGCCGGCGCTGGCCGTGCGCATGGGGGGCCGCTCGCGGCAGCTGGCCGAGGAGAAATACGACGTGCAGCGGATCAACGCCCGGCTGCTGCAGGAGATGGGGCTGTGA
- a CDS encoding glycosyltransferase family 4 protein, with product MKILLLTRYPRTGASSRLRTLQYLPHLQAAGHEVRVQSLFDEAYLESLYRYGRRSPGRTAALYLRRLAALARAGDHDLLWIEKELFPYLPAWVERQLGTPWIVDYDDAVFHSYDQARNPLVRRLLGGKIDAVMRSASGVIAGNHYLAERARAAGAARVTVIPTVVDQARYQPRIVAPAAHPVIGWIGSPSTQKYLLDIREPLQQACRRYGAHLLLVGATAEIRACLPGIEIQIEPWSEAREAALIRRMDVGIMPLPDGPWERGKCGYKLIQYMACAVPLVASSTGANREIVEHSGAGLLADSGDAWHDALSRLLTSASERERLGRAGRQAVENRYSLQRQLPVLLDTLAAVLPASRKALAH from the coding sequence ATGAAGATCCTCCTGCTCACCCGCTACCCGCGCACGGGCGCCAGCAGCCGGCTGCGCACCCTGCAGTATCTGCCCCACCTGCAGGCCGCCGGCCACGAGGTCCGGGTGCAGAGCCTGTTCGACGAGGCCTACCTGGAAAGCCTCTACCGGTACGGCCGGCGCTCGCCGGGACGGACCGCGGCGCTCTACCTGCGCCGCCTGGCCGCGCTCGCCAGGGCCGGCGACCACGACCTGCTGTGGATCGAGAAGGAGCTCTTCCCCTACCTGCCCGCCTGGGTCGAGCGCCAGCTGGGCACGCCCTGGATCGTCGACTACGACGATGCGGTGTTCCACAGCTACGACCAGGCGCGCAATCCCCTGGTCCGCCGGCTGCTGGGCGGCAAGATCGACGCGGTCATGCGCAGCGCCAGCGGCGTGATCGCCGGCAACCACTACCTGGCCGAGCGCGCCCGCGCCGCCGGCGCGGCCCGGGTGACGGTGATTCCCACCGTGGTGGACCAGGCCCGCTACCAGCCGCGCATCGTGGCGCCGGCCGCGCACCCGGTGATCGGCTGGATCGGCTCGCCCTCCACCCAGAAGTACCTGCTCGACATCCGCGAACCCCTGCAGCAGGCCTGCCGGCGATACGGCGCGCACCTGCTGCTGGTCGGCGCGACGGCGGAGATCCGCGCCTGCCTGCCCGGCATCGAGATCCAGATCGAGCCCTGGAGCGAGGCGCGCGAGGCGGCGCTGATCCGGCGCATGGACGTCGGCATCATGCCGCTGCCGGACGGGCCCTGGGAGCGCGGCAAGTGCGGCTACAAGCTGATCCAGTACATGGCTTGCGCCGTGCCGCTGGTGGCCTCGTCGACCGGCGCCAACCGGGAGATCGTCGAGCACAGCGGCGCGGGCCTGCTGGCCGACTCGGGCGATGCCTGGCACGACGCCCTGTCCCGCCTGCTGACCTCGGCCTCCGAACGGGAACGGCTGGGCCGGGCCGGGCGCCAGGCCGTGGAGAACCGCTATTCGCTGCAGCGCCAGTTGCCGGTGCTGCTGGACACCCTGGCCGCGGTGCTTCCGGCCAGCCGCAAGGCTTTGGCCCATTGA
- a CDS encoding acetyltransferase — MKRLAILGASGHGKVVADTAERCGWRSLVFFDDAWPKRQHNGPWVVIGNGSMLFDALAGFDGVLVAIGDNRIRQDRLRRLRDAGAPLVTLIHPTATVSAHARLGAGSVVFAGAVLNVDARVGPGAILNTGCSVDHDCLLGEAVHVSPGARLAGGVQVGDLSWIGIGASVRQSLRIGRRAMVGAGAAVVADVPDGATVVGVPARPL, encoded by the coding sequence ATGAAAAGACTGGCCATTCTCGGCGCCAGCGGTCACGGCAAGGTGGTGGCGGACACCGCCGAACGCTGCGGCTGGCGCTCGCTGGTGTTCTTCGACGATGCCTGGCCGAAACGCCAGCACAACGGTCCCTGGGTGGTGATCGGCAACGGCTCGATGCTGTTCGACGCCCTGGCCGGTTTCGACGGGGTGCTGGTGGCGATCGGCGACAACCGCATCCGTCAGGACCGGCTGCGCCGCCTGCGCGATGCCGGGGCGCCGCTGGTCACACTGATCCACCCGACGGCCACGGTCAGCGCCCATGCCCGGCTCGGCGCCGGCTCGGTGGTGTTCGCCGGCGCGGTGCTGAACGTCGACGCCCGAGTCGGTCCGGGCGCCATTCTCAACACCGGCTGCAGCGTCGACCACGACTGCCTGCTGGGCGAGGCGGTGCACGTCAGCCCCGGCGCGCGCCTGGCCGGCGGCGTGCAGGTGGGCGACCTGAGCTGGATCGGCATCGGCGCCAGCGTGCGCCAGTCGCTGCGCATCGGCCGGCGGGCGATGGTCGGCGCCGGCGCGGCGGTGGTGGCCGACGTGCCGGACGGCGCCACGGTGGTCGGCGTTCCGGCGCGGCCGCTCTGA
- a CDS encoding sugar transferase, with amino-acid sequence MLKRLFDILVAASALLLLAPLLLVLAWLVRRRIGTPVLFRQLRPGLRGRPFELLKFRSMREALDAHGMPLPDAERLTPFGRFLRATSLDELPELWNVLKGDMSLVGPRPLLMEYLPLYTPEQARRHAVRPGITGWAQVNGRNALSWEEKFRLDVWYVDHRSFRLDLRILLLTLRRVLAREGINAEGEATMARFTGSKP; translated from the coding sequence ATGCTCAAGCGCCTGTTCGATATCCTCGTCGCCGCCAGCGCCCTGCTGCTGCTCGCCCCGCTGCTGCTGGTGCTGGCCTGGCTGGTGCGCCGGCGGATCGGCACGCCGGTGCTGTTCCGCCAGCTGCGGCCCGGCCTGCGCGGCCGGCCGTTCGAGCTGCTCAAGTTCCGCAGCATGCGCGAGGCGCTGGACGCGCACGGCATGCCGCTGCCCGACGCCGAACGCCTGACGCCGTTCGGCCGCTTCCTGCGCGCCACCAGCCTGGACGAGCTGCCGGAGCTGTGGAACGTGCTCAAGGGCGACATGAGCCTGGTCGGCCCGCGCCCGCTGTTGATGGAGTACCTGCCGCTCTACACCCCGGAGCAGGCCCGCCGCCACGCGGTCCGCCCCGGCATCACCGGCTGGGCCCAGGTCAACGGCCGCAATGCTCTAAGCTGGGAAGAGAAATTCCGCCTGGATGTCTGGTACGTGGACCACCGCTCGTTTCGCCTCGACCTGCGCATTCTGCTGCTGACCCTGCGGCGGGTGCTGGCGCGCGAGGGCATCAATGCCGAGGGCGAGGCGACCATGGCCCGCTTCACCGGGAGCAAACCATGA